Proteins from one Doryrhamphus excisus isolate RoL2022-K1 chromosome 19, RoL_Dexc_1.0, whole genome shotgun sequence genomic window:
- the nhsl1b gene encoding NHS-like protein 1 isoform X6 has protein sequence MVFIGTSLKSVIKYFKRKAVSNLDEESKWTVHYTAPWHQQENVFLPGSRPPCVEDLHRQAKVNLKSALRECDKLRKDGFRSSQYYSQGPTFSDPLQSNSSLQDEEDEDDKKVRTQSIASSPDDDQSQLSMRSQTPLAESEKGDSPEVDGQGVVWAKPAPLPTPEERMRQTAQSVPTDIVAINVTGAVFDRQASIRRSLINTDTVSRRPKKVKRRKTISGLPDNLNLELAKGRGGELRPHSMFIPGQYSTLGRVGSVNSTLRRSQTRDSSCQTEEAKVVPPSMRRIRAQRGQGIAAQLAGISASSSTGSISISSSDSSGILMLSHQHNGDPSRFHSLPRQGARVSLSADPIYSSTPIKSEEQNTLQRQIGKLQADDTVVHMRNVPRTGTLPRPKSQEVRRTRSSDWGGGQACVVSPHAAYSTSFIPNATLPSSSEVITVNTGQHSHSPSSAYPTARRLGLASSTDSLTSSPAGFTHSATCPALATSTPVHTSLEGSRGAAAPAKESGLSDNSLHSHSTLAPTPPSCQTDEQWIYDAPENVVAPHHTLTSSSSTPINQLYNSLEVSSRTTTDSSSLYSQDNDGYYTSMHLDSGLRSRSHGSGHAAGAGRATRHSMYECREMSNQDEYGSFYSDRSLARSISLRKSKKPPLPPARTDSLKRRPGPKKPLGGVSAISGNGEPNNAMLNETLIATLQQSLQMGLRPGKGKGASPSSPSHSPSSDYDDPWVLRPRSQSSISAGSSATSLATSANGMGVSNAYSLCHVTPAHSDTSSLRSDYADSWGYYMEYPRNHGDQSAQTPVAHTDNMATRPPPGEVRNGTEIDGTHQEQDAPGQQERVEVKPKTSPERVHRLTSPSSGYSSQSNTPTAGTPVPSGIRSMSPSGSRPKPKVPERKSSLISSISMSSSSTSLSSNTSDSLKSCGHPAPPPVPVTSSSAPNTPLSPPPPFPPPLPPNMNVRSPASPPPPASTLLHTPQAQTQTPPLGCAISPDFPPPPSPETLIHPSVSLNGSLSPPPPPPAPMSLTGPPPPPPLPAVVSFSSTPSAVKKAPKATVPNSPTKSPMPLITPFALQSVQLRSVRRLEEADIDQERSKAQEEGIDNPDKSHSLVLMNSCDLSPSPVSNLMEKLSLDCSTTGDTPHCLGDGKPEDGCVLLNGIEDGEEQKVLPSLFTKQKPPIIAKKPKFSFVPPPSPQPVQAEDKVVHASQPQVKEEELGEDEESLESSEPQEESSDTSTDIQSESHISAVQNASLDQEPCQNGETPDDNDDEDETSSSAGSISSKEEDAGDVFESNTAESSLNGTPEGSMVTPTPTRTRTTEDLFAAIHRSKRKVLGRRESEEDKSRSGSHSQSPPLTPTNAASPGPVSPSPRQAGSIQRHLRKSSTSSDTFKALLLKKGSRSETSFRMSAAEMLRSTDPRCQRPRSEGVSDPPGSAASPSSPPTVSSPCASPSRSKRAADEWNRYDALALSSPTSTAFPACGSKYGRSRTPPSAASSKYNARCRILSSPMTVICERDGEMAESEYGDTAESLKDSNGTLADDR, from the exons ATGGTGTTCATCGGGACCTCACTAAAATCTGTGATCAAATACTTCAAAAGGAAGG CGGTGTCCAACCTAGATGAGGAGAGCAAGTGGACGGTTCACTACACAGCTCCATGGCACCAGCAGGAGAACGTCTTCTTACCAGGCTCCAGGCCACCTTGTGTGGAAGACCTCCACCGGCAGGCCAAAGTCAACCTGAAGAGCGCCCTACGAG AATGTGACAAGCTGAGGAAAGATGGTTTCCGCAGCTCCCAGTACTACTCGCAGGGACCCACCTTCTCCGACCCGCTACAGTCCAACAGCAGCCTGCAGGATGAGGAGGACGAGGATGATAAAAAGGTGCGCACACAG TCCATAGCCTCATCACCGGACGATGATCAGTCTCAGCTCTCCATGAGGTCCCAGACGCCGCTGGCAGAGAGCGAAAAGGGAGACAGTCCCGAGGTGGACGGACAGGGCGTGGTGTGGGCCAAACCGGCGCCCCTCCCGACCCCGGAGGAGAGAATGAGGCAGACGGCGCAATCTGTGCCCACTGACATAGTCGCCATCAACGTCACAG GCGCAGTGTTTGACCGGCAGGCGAGCATCCGGCGCTCCCTCATTAACACTGACACCGTGTCCCGCCGGCCCAAGAAGGTCAAACGCAGAAAGACAATATCAGGGCTGCCTGACAACCTCAACCTGGAGCTAG cAAAAGGACGTGGTGGAGAACTACGCCCCCATTCCATGTTCATCCCAGGACAGTACTCCACTTTGGGCCGGGTCGGGAGCGTCAACTCCACCCTCCGACGTTCCCAAACCCGAGATTCAAGCTGCCAGACAGAGGAAGCGAAAGTTGTACCACCGTCCATGAGGAGAATTCGGGCTCAGCGAGGACAGGGTATCGCTGCCCAGTTGGCTGGCATTTCTGCTTCCTCCTCAACAGGAAGTATATCCATCTCCAGCAGCGACAGCTCTGGGATCTTGATGCTGTCACATCAGCATAACGGAGACCCGTCCCGATTTCACAGTCTGCCCCGTCAGGGCGCTCGGGTGTCACTCAGCGCCGATCCTATCTATAGTAGCACTCCCATCAAGTCCGAAGAACAGAACACTCTCCAGAGGCAGATTGGAAAGCTTCAGGCTGACGATACAGTTGTGCATATGAGGAACGTCCCAAGGACGGGGACCCTACCCAGACCCAAGTCGCAGGAGGTGAGGCGGACGCGGTCCAGCGACTGGGGTGGCGGTCAGGCCTGTGTGGTTTCGCCGCATGCCGCCTATTCCACCTCATTCATCCCCAATGCCACCCTGCCCAGCTCATCCGAGGTCATCACCGTCAACACTGGACAGCATTCCCACTCGCCATCCTCGGCTTACCCGACAGCTCGACGTCTTGGTCTAGCCTCCTCCACTGATTCCCTGACCTCCAGTCCGGCCGGCTTCACCCACAGTGCCACCTGTCCAGCCCTGGCCACTTCCACTCCTGTTCACACGTCATTGGAAGGGAGTCGGGGTGCAGCGGCACCCGCCAAGGAGTCTGGGCTATCGGACAACAGCCTGCACAGTCACAGCACCTTGGCACCCACGCCGCCCTCGTGTCAGACAGACGAGCAGTGGATCTACGACGCCCCGGAAAATGTGGTAGCTCCCCACCACACTCTGACCTCTAGCTCCTCCACGCCCATCAACCAGCTGTACAACAGCCTGGAGGTGTCGTCCAGGACAACTACTGACTCCAGCTCACTCTATTCCCAGGACAATGACGGATATTACACCTCCATGCACCTGGATTCAGGCCTGCGCTCACGCAGCCACGGTAGCGGACACGCGGCGGGCGCTGGACGGGCCACCAGACACAGCATGTACGAGTGCCGCGAGATGTCCAATCAGGACGAGTACGGAAGCTTTTATAGCGATCGCTCCCTAGCCCGCAGCATCTCCCTTCGCAAGTCCAAGAAACCCCCGCTGCCTCCGGCTCGCACAGACTCCCTGAAGCGAAGACCTGGACCCAAAAAGCCTCTTGGTGGTGTGAGCGCCATTAGTGGTAACGGCGAGCCCAACAATGCCATGCTGAATGAGACTCTGATTGCCACATTGCAGCAGAGTCTCCAGATGGGGCTGAGACCTGGGAAAGGGAAAGGCGCGTCGCCGTCCTCGCCGTCACACAGCCCCAGCAGTGACTACGATGACCCTTGGGTGCTTCGTCCACGGAGTCAGAGTAGCATCAGCGCAGGGAGCTCCGCGACATCGCTAGCAACTAGTGCAAACGGAATGGGCGTGTCCAATGCCTACTCGCTGTGCCACGTGACCCCCGCTCACAGTGACACCAGCAGCTTGCGTTCCGACTACGCTGATTCTTGGGGCTACTACATGGAATACCCTCGTAACCACGGGGACCAGAGTGCGCAGACACCTGTAGCTCATACAGATAACATGGCAACCAGGCCTCCACCAGGAGAAGTGCGGAACGGAACTGAGATTGATGGGACCCACCAGGAACAAGACGCTCCAGGGCAGCAAGAAAGAGTGGAGGTGAAGCCCAAAACATCTCCAGAACGAGTGCACAGACTCACGTCCCCCTCCAGCGGCTACTCCAGCCAGTCCAACACCCCCACAGCTGGAACACCGGTGCCATCTGGCATCCGGTCCATGTCTCCCTCAGGCAGTCGACCCAAGCCCAAAGTTCCTGAGAGGAAATCATCTCTCATCTCCTCCATATCTATGTCCTCTTCCTCCACCTCTCTTTCCTCCAACACCTCAGACTCTCTCAAAAGCTGTGGGCATCCCGCGCCACCACCTGTGCCCGTGACCTCGTCGTCAGCTCCAAACACCCCCCTTAGCCCACCGCCGCCATTCCCTCCTCCTCTGCCACCAAACATGAATGTACGCTCCCCCgcttctcctcctcccccaGCATCCACACTGCTGCACACGCCACAGGCTCAAACCCAGACCCCGCCACTCGGTTGCGCCATTTCACCGGATTTCCCACCTCCTCCATCCCCTGAAACTCTAATTCACCCCAGTGTGTCGCTCAATGGGAGCCTTAGTCCTCCACCCCCGCCACCAGCCCCTATGTCTCTCACGGGAcccccaccacctcctccactgCCTGCTGTTGTCTCCTTCTCTTCCACCCCTTCCGCTGTCAAGAAAGCGCCAAAAGCTACCGTTCCAAACAGTCCCACAAAGTCTCCCATGCCCCTCATCACGCCTTTCGCTCTACAGAGTGTTCAGCTACGATCAGTCCGGCGCCTGGAGGAGGCTGACATCGACCAGGAGCGGTCCAAAGCTCAGGAGGAAGGGATAGACAACCCGGACAAGTCTCATTCCCTGGTGCTGATGAACTCATGTGATCTTAGTCCCTCGCCTGTGTCCAACCTTATGGAGAAGTTGTCCTTAGACTGTAGCACCACGGGTGACACCCCCCATTGTCTGGGCGATGGAAAACCTGAAGATGGCTGTGTTCTTTTAAACGGAATAGAAGACGGCGAAGAACAGAAAGTATTGCCGAGTCTCTTTACCAAACAGAAGCCTCCGATCATCGCCAAGAAACCCAAATTCTCTTTTGTCCCGCCGCCAAGCCCTCAGCCGGTCCAAGCTGAAGACAAAGTCGTCCATGCATCCCAACCACAAGTTAAAGAAGAGGAGCTTGGGGAGGATGAAGAAAGTTTAGAGAGCTCCGAGCCACAAGAAGAGAGCAGCGACACGTCCACAGACATCCAGTCTGAGTCTCATATCTCTGCGGTCCAGAACGCCAGCCTGGACCAAGAACCCTGCCAGAACGGGGAGACCCCTGACGACAACGACGACGAGGATGAGACGAGTAGCTCAGCAGGGTCCATCAGCTCCAAGGAGGAGGATGCAG GTGACGTGTTTGAATCCAACACGGCCGAGTCATCTCTCAACGGGACTCCGGAGGGGAGCATGGTGACCCCGACTCCCACACGGACTCGGACTACAGAGGACCTCTTTGCCGCCATTCACAG GTCCAAGCGCAAGGTTCTTGGTCGCAGGGAGTCTGAGGAGGACAAGTCCCGATCGGGGAGTCACTCTCAGTCCCCACCCTTGACGCCCACCAACGCGGCGTCCCCGGGTCCGGTGTCGCCGTCGCCGCGCCAGGCGGGCTCCATCCAGCGGCACCTTCGCAAGTCATCCACCAGCAGCGACACGTTCAAAGCGCTCCTCCTGAAGAAGGGCAGCCGCTCAGAGACCAGCTTCAGGATGTCCGCCGCCGAGATGCTGCGCTCCACGGACCCCCGTTGCCAGCGCCCGCGATCCGAGGGCGTGTCGGACCCTCCCGGGTCTGCCGCTTCCCCATCCTCGCCGCCCACTGTCTCCAGCCCCTGCGCTTCCCCCAGCCGCAGTAAGAGGGCGGCAGACGAGTGGAACCGCTATGATGCCCTGGCTCTGTCTTCGCCAACGTCCACCGCCTTCCCCGCGTGCGGCAGCAAGTACGGACGCTCGCGCACACCGCCCTCGGCCGCCAGCAGCAAGTATAACGCCCGCTGTCGGATCCTCAGCAGCCCCATGACGGTCATCTGCGAGCGAGATGGTGAGATGGCTGAGAGCGAGTACGGGGACACAGCGGAGAGCCTCAAAGACTCAAACGGCACTTTAGCAGACGATAGATAA
- the nhsl1b gene encoding NHS-like protein 1 isoform X4: MQRGKSDIFLGIEMEAGMVFRRSCRIQGRLHMLQSQVRKLDPKKVQIPVSNLDEESKWTVHYTAPWHQQENVFLPGSRPPCVEDLHRQAKVNLKSALRECDKLRKDGFRSSQYYSQGPTFSDPLQSNSSLQDEEDEDDKKVRTQSIASSPDDDQSQLSMRSQTPLAESEKGDSPEVDGQGVVWAKPAPLPTPEERMRQTAQSVPTDIVAINVTGAVFDRQASIRRSLINTDTVSRRPKKVKRRKTISGLPDNLNLELAKGRGGELRPHSMFIPGQYSTLGRVGSVNSTLRRSQTRDSSCQTEEAKVVPPSMRRIRAQRGQGIAAQLAGISASSSTGSISISSSDSSGILMLSHQHNGDPSRFHSLPRQGARVSLSADPIYSSTPIKSEEQNTLQRQIGKLQADDTVVHMRNVPRTGTLPRPKSQEVRRTRSSDWGGGQACVVSPHAAYSTSFIPNATLPSSSEVITVNTGQHSHSPSSAYPTARRLGLASSTDSLTSSPAGFTHSATCPALATSTPVHTSLEGSRGAAAPAKESGLSDNSLHSHSTLAPTPPSCQTDEQWIYDAPENVVAPHHTLTSSSSTPINQLYNSLEVSSRTTTDSSSLYSQDNDGYYTSMHLDSGLRSRSHGSGHAAGAGRATRHSMYECREMSNQDEYGSFYSDRSLARSISLRKSKKPPLPPARTDSLKRRPGPKKPLGGVSAISGNGEPNNAMLNETLIATLQQSLQMGLRPGKGKGASPSSPSHSPSSDYDDPWVLRPRSQSSISAGSSATSLATSANGMGVSNAYSLCHVTPAHSDTSSLRSDYADSWGYYMEYPRNHGDQSAQTPVAHTDNMATRPPPGEVRNGTEIDGTHQEQDAPGQQERVEVKPKTSPERVHRLTSPSSGYSSQSNTPTAGTPVPSGIRSMSPSGSRPKPKVPERKSSLISSISMSSSSTSLSSNTSDSLKSCGHPAPPPVPVTSSSAPNTPLSPPPPFPPPLPPNMNVRSPASPPPPASTLLHTPQAQTQTPPLGCAISPDFPPPPSPETLIHPSVSLNGSLSPPPPPPAPMSLTGPPPPPPLPAVVSFSSTPSAVKKAPKATVPNSPTKSPMPLITPFALQSVQLRSVRRLEEADIDQERSKAQEEGIDNPDKSHSLVLMNSCDLSPSPVSNLMEKLSLDCSTTGDTPHCLGDGKPEDGCVLLNGIEDGEEQKVLPSLFTKQKPPIIAKKPKFSFVPPPSPQPVQAEDKVVHASQPQVKEEELGEDEESLESSEPQEESSDTSTDIQSESHISAVQNASLDQEPCQNGETPDDNDDEDETSSSAGSISSKEEDAGDVFESNTAESSLNGTPEGSMVTPTPTRTRTTEDLFAAIHRSKRKVLGRRESEEDKSRSGSHSQSPPLTPTNAASPGPVSPSPRQAGSIQRHLRKSSTSSDTFKALLLKKGSRSETSFRMSAAEMLRSTDPRCQRPRSEGVSDPPGSAASPSSPPTVSSPCASPSRSKRAADEWNRYDALALSSPTSTAFPACGSKYGRSRTPPSAASSKYNARCRILSSPMTVICERDGEMAESEYGDTAESLKDSNGTLADDR, encoded by the exons CGGTGTCCAACCTAGATGAGGAGAGCAAGTGGACGGTTCACTACACAGCTCCATGGCACCAGCAGGAGAACGTCTTCTTACCAGGCTCCAGGCCACCTTGTGTGGAAGACCTCCACCGGCAGGCCAAAGTCAACCTGAAGAGCGCCCTACGAG AATGTGACAAGCTGAGGAAAGATGGTTTCCGCAGCTCCCAGTACTACTCGCAGGGACCCACCTTCTCCGACCCGCTACAGTCCAACAGCAGCCTGCAGGATGAGGAGGACGAGGATGATAAAAAGGTGCGCACACAG TCCATAGCCTCATCACCGGACGATGATCAGTCTCAGCTCTCCATGAGGTCCCAGACGCCGCTGGCAGAGAGCGAAAAGGGAGACAGTCCCGAGGTGGACGGACAGGGCGTGGTGTGGGCCAAACCGGCGCCCCTCCCGACCCCGGAGGAGAGAATGAGGCAGACGGCGCAATCTGTGCCCACTGACATAGTCGCCATCAACGTCACAG GCGCAGTGTTTGACCGGCAGGCGAGCATCCGGCGCTCCCTCATTAACACTGACACCGTGTCCCGCCGGCCCAAGAAGGTCAAACGCAGAAAGACAATATCAGGGCTGCCTGACAACCTCAACCTGGAGCTAG cAAAAGGACGTGGTGGAGAACTACGCCCCCATTCCATGTTCATCCCAGGACAGTACTCCACTTTGGGCCGGGTCGGGAGCGTCAACTCCACCCTCCGACGTTCCCAAACCCGAGATTCAAGCTGCCAGACAGAGGAAGCGAAAGTTGTACCACCGTCCATGAGGAGAATTCGGGCTCAGCGAGGACAGGGTATCGCTGCCCAGTTGGCTGGCATTTCTGCTTCCTCCTCAACAGGAAGTATATCCATCTCCAGCAGCGACAGCTCTGGGATCTTGATGCTGTCACATCAGCATAACGGAGACCCGTCCCGATTTCACAGTCTGCCCCGTCAGGGCGCTCGGGTGTCACTCAGCGCCGATCCTATCTATAGTAGCACTCCCATCAAGTCCGAAGAACAGAACACTCTCCAGAGGCAGATTGGAAAGCTTCAGGCTGACGATACAGTTGTGCATATGAGGAACGTCCCAAGGACGGGGACCCTACCCAGACCCAAGTCGCAGGAGGTGAGGCGGACGCGGTCCAGCGACTGGGGTGGCGGTCAGGCCTGTGTGGTTTCGCCGCATGCCGCCTATTCCACCTCATTCATCCCCAATGCCACCCTGCCCAGCTCATCCGAGGTCATCACCGTCAACACTGGACAGCATTCCCACTCGCCATCCTCGGCTTACCCGACAGCTCGACGTCTTGGTCTAGCCTCCTCCACTGATTCCCTGACCTCCAGTCCGGCCGGCTTCACCCACAGTGCCACCTGTCCAGCCCTGGCCACTTCCACTCCTGTTCACACGTCATTGGAAGGGAGTCGGGGTGCAGCGGCACCCGCCAAGGAGTCTGGGCTATCGGACAACAGCCTGCACAGTCACAGCACCTTGGCACCCACGCCGCCCTCGTGTCAGACAGACGAGCAGTGGATCTACGACGCCCCGGAAAATGTGGTAGCTCCCCACCACACTCTGACCTCTAGCTCCTCCACGCCCATCAACCAGCTGTACAACAGCCTGGAGGTGTCGTCCAGGACAACTACTGACTCCAGCTCACTCTATTCCCAGGACAATGACGGATATTACACCTCCATGCACCTGGATTCAGGCCTGCGCTCACGCAGCCACGGTAGCGGACACGCGGCGGGCGCTGGACGGGCCACCAGACACAGCATGTACGAGTGCCGCGAGATGTCCAATCAGGACGAGTACGGAAGCTTTTATAGCGATCGCTCCCTAGCCCGCAGCATCTCCCTTCGCAAGTCCAAGAAACCCCCGCTGCCTCCGGCTCGCACAGACTCCCTGAAGCGAAGACCTGGACCCAAAAAGCCTCTTGGTGGTGTGAGCGCCATTAGTGGTAACGGCGAGCCCAACAATGCCATGCTGAATGAGACTCTGATTGCCACATTGCAGCAGAGTCTCCAGATGGGGCTGAGACCTGGGAAAGGGAAAGGCGCGTCGCCGTCCTCGCCGTCACACAGCCCCAGCAGTGACTACGATGACCCTTGGGTGCTTCGTCCACGGAGTCAGAGTAGCATCAGCGCAGGGAGCTCCGCGACATCGCTAGCAACTAGTGCAAACGGAATGGGCGTGTCCAATGCCTACTCGCTGTGCCACGTGACCCCCGCTCACAGTGACACCAGCAGCTTGCGTTCCGACTACGCTGATTCTTGGGGCTACTACATGGAATACCCTCGTAACCACGGGGACCAGAGTGCGCAGACACCTGTAGCTCATACAGATAACATGGCAACCAGGCCTCCACCAGGAGAAGTGCGGAACGGAACTGAGATTGATGGGACCCACCAGGAACAAGACGCTCCAGGGCAGCAAGAAAGAGTGGAGGTGAAGCCCAAAACATCTCCAGAACGAGTGCACAGACTCACGTCCCCCTCCAGCGGCTACTCCAGCCAGTCCAACACCCCCACAGCTGGAACACCGGTGCCATCTGGCATCCGGTCCATGTCTCCCTCAGGCAGTCGACCCAAGCCCAAAGTTCCTGAGAGGAAATCATCTCTCATCTCCTCCATATCTATGTCCTCTTCCTCCACCTCTCTTTCCTCCAACACCTCAGACTCTCTCAAAAGCTGTGGGCATCCCGCGCCACCACCTGTGCCCGTGACCTCGTCGTCAGCTCCAAACACCCCCCTTAGCCCACCGCCGCCATTCCCTCCTCCTCTGCCACCAAACATGAATGTACGCTCCCCCgcttctcctcctcccccaGCATCCACACTGCTGCACACGCCACAGGCTCAAACCCAGACCCCGCCACTCGGTTGCGCCATTTCACCGGATTTCCCACCTCCTCCATCCCCTGAAACTCTAATTCACCCCAGTGTGTCGCTCAATGGGAGCCTTAGTCCTCCACCCCCGCCACCAGCCCCTATGTCTCTCACGGGAcccccaccacctcctccactgCCTGCTGTTGTCTCCTTCTCTTCCACCCCTTCCGCTGTCAAGAAAGCGCCAAAAGCTACCGTTCCAAACAGTCCCACAAAGTCTCCCATGCCCCTCATCACGCCTTTCGCTCTACAGAGTGTTCAGCTACGATCAGTCCGGCGCCTGGAGGAGGCTGACATCGACCAGGAGCGGTCCAAAGCTCAGGAGGAAGGGATAGACAACCCGGACAAGTCTCATTCCCTGGTGCTGATGAACTCATGTGATCTTAGTCCCTCGCCTGTGTCCAACCTTATGGAGAAGTTGTCCTTAGACTGTAGCACCACGGGTGACACCCCCCATTGTCTGGGCGATGGAAAACCTGAAGATGGCTGTGTTCTTTTAAACGGAATAGAAGACGGCGAAGAACAGAAAGTATTGCCGAGTCTCTTTACCAAACAGAAGCCTCCGATCATCGCCAAGAAACCCAAATTCTCTTTTGTCCCGCCGCCAAGCCCTCAGCCGGTCCAAGCTGAAGACAAAGTCGTCCATGCATCCCAACCACAAGTTAAAGAAGAGGAGCTTGGGGAGGATGAAGAAAGTTTAGAGAGCTCCGAGCCACAAGAAGAGAGCAGCGACACGTCCACAGACATCCAGTCTGAGTCTCATATCTCTGCGGTCCAGAACGCCAGCCTGGACCAAGAACCCTGCCAGAACGGGGAGACCCCTGACGACAACGACGACGAGGATGAGACGAGTAGCTCAGCAGGGTCCATCAGCTCCAAGGAGGAGGATGCAG GTGACGTGTTTGAATCCAACACGGCCGAGTCATCTCTCAACGGGACTCCGGAGGGGAGCATGGTGACCCCGACTCCCACACGGACTCGGACTACAGAGGACCTCTTTGCCGCCATTCACAG GTCCAAGCGCAAGGTTCTTGGTCGCAGGGAGTCTGAGGAGGACAAGTCCCGATCGGGGAGTCACTCTCAGTCCCCACCCTTGACGCCCACCAACGCGGCGTCCCCGGGTCCGGTGTCGCCGTCGCCGCGCCAGGCGGGCTCCATCCAGCGGCACCTTCGCAAGTCATCCACCAGCAGCGACACGTTCAAAGCGCTCCTCCTGAAGAAGGGCAGCCGCTCAGAGACCAGCTTCAGGATGTCCGCCGCCGAGATGCTGCGCTCCACGGACCCCCGTTGCCAGCGCCCGCGATCCGAGGGCGTGTCGGACCCTCCCGGGTCTGCCGCTTCCCCATCCTCGCCGCCCACTGTCTCCAGCCCCTGCGCTTCCCCCAGCCGCAGTAAGAGGGCGGCAGACGAGTGGAACCGCTATGATGCCCTGGCTCTGTCTTCGCCAACGTCCACCGCCTTCCCCGCGTGCGGCAGCAAGTACGGACGCTCGCGCACACCGCCCTCGGCCGCCAGCAGCAAGTATAACGCCCGCTGTCGGATCCTCAGCAGCCCCATGACGGTCATCTGCGAGCGAGATGGTGAGATGGCTGAGAGCGAGTACGGGGACACAGCGGAGAGCCTCAAAGACTCAAACGGCACTTTAGCAGACGATAGATAA